A portion of the Flavobacterium magnum genome contains these proteins:
- the galA gene encoding beta-galactosidase GalA translates to MRYFTVFACFLIFLVTSAQQRSHRNFDEGWKFHFGHAANPEKDFNYGIAASFSKSGKSTGTAIEPKFIDTAWANIKLPHDWAVALPFVNVDNFDVQSHGYKPVGGLFPETSIGWYRKHFTLPKSEEGRRFDLQFDGIFRDAEIWVNGFYLGNNKSGYVGAHYDITDVLKFGEDNVVTVRVDATQYEGWFYEGAGIYRHVWLNSYDNIHILHDGIFASAEYTPGKMSLTVATETTNEGFSPATYNVSYYVKDRLGKTIWKSGSEMVKLAVNETKTTRQTVKTPYPVMWSLENPYLYRIYVEIRQNGKLIDTQTVKFGFREIEIKADGVYLNKQRIKIQGTNNHQDHAGIGSALPDYLQYYRISLLKNMGCNAYRTSHNAPTPELLEACDSLGMLVLDEQRLLNSGAESRDQFTRLLKRDRNHPSVFLWSIGNEEGMIQANQTGKQIARTLLAQQKQFDPTRTSTYAADLPNVYTGVNEVIPVRGFNYRQFDVAAYHKDHPLQPIIGTEMGSTVTTRGVYVKDSIRAYVPDQDITAPWWASTAETWWKLAAENDYWLGGFIWTGFDYRGEPTPYQWPNINSHFGVMDVCGFPKNIYYYYQSWWTDKDVLHISPHWNWPDKQHWDKPNDEVEVWVNSNADNVELFLNGKSLGKKNMPRNGHLNWTVQYKPGKLEAIGYKKGKKLTAMVETTGAAAEVVMTPYKTTILADGSDVSVINISAVDKEGREVPDADNMIRFYLSGDARIIGVGNGDPSSHEPDQCPDGAWQRSLFNGKCQLIVQSGKTSGLIHLEAKAAGLYAGATDIVTVLPEAAALVTKDAAYQLNGEAAQMRPVDKAIGADISFLPELEARGMKFSDKGVEKDAIQILKDHGLNYVRLRIFNEPANEKGYSPGKGFCDLEHTKAMAKRVKAAGMKLLLDFHYSDYWADPGKQYKPKAWEGLSFTELKKALYDYTVKVMTELKNQGTTPDMVQVGNEINHGLVWPEGNVNNPDGMAQLFNAGTAAVKSVEPTVPIMLHLALGGQNHECVEYIDGMLRRGAHFDVIGLSYYPKWHGTLDDLRDNMNDLAMRYRKNLIVVEYSQLKREVNEIAFNTVAQKGKGTFIWEPLSTWEQFFDADGKSNELLQIYDELSGAFLSQGPSVKPAERK, encoded by the coding sequence ATGCGCTACTTTACCGTGTTTGCCTGTTTCCTGATTTTTCTCGTCACTTCGGCACAACAACGCAGCCACCGCAACTTTGATGAGGGCTGGAAATTCCATTTTGGACATGCGGCCAATCCCGAAAAGGACTTCAATTATGGTATCGCCGCGTCTTTCTCAAAATCAGGCAAATCTACAGGCACGGCCATCGAGCCCAAATTCATCGATACGGCCTGGGCCAATATAAAGCTGCCGCACGACTGGGCCGTAGCACTGCCTTTTGTGAACGTTGACAACTTCGATGTACAGTCGCACGGCTATAAACCGGTGGGCGGATTGTTCCCGGAGACCAGTATCGGTTGGTACCGCAAGCATTTTACCCTGCCAAAATCAGAAGAAGGCAGGCGATTCGACCTCCAGTTCGACGGGATATTCCGCGATGCCGAAATCTGGGTGAACGGCTTTTACCTTGGCAATAATAAAAGCGGCTACGTGGGCGCGCATTACGACATTACCGATGTTTTGAAATTCGGAGAGGACAACGTGGTCACCGTACGCGTCGACGCCACGCAATACGAAGGATGGTTCTATGAAGGCGCTGGCATCTACCGCCATGTGTGGCTCAACAGTTACGACAACATACACATACTGCACGATGGTATTTTCGCTTCCGCAGAATATACTCCGGGGAAAATGTCGCTTACCGTCGCCACCGAAACCACCAATGAAGGCTTCAGCCCGGCAACTTACAATGTTTCCTATTACGTTAAAGACCGATTGGGAAAAACCATCTGGAAATCGGGTTCAGAAATGGTCAAACTTGCCGTGAATGAAACCAAAACCACCAGACAAACGGTAAAGACGCCCTATCCCGTGATGTGGTCACTGGAAAACCCATACCTGTACCGCATTTATGTTGAAATAAGGCAAAACGGAAAGCTCATCGACACGCAAACCGTAAAGTTCGGGTTCCGCGAAATCGAGATCAAGGCAGACGGCGTTTATCTGAACAAACAGCGCATCAAGATTCAGGGCACCAACAACCATCAGGACCATGCGGGCATCGGCAGCGCGCTGCCGGACTACCTGCAATATTACCGCATCAGCCTGCTGAAGAACATGGGCTGCAACGCATACCGGACCAGCCACAATGCGCCCACACCGGAACTGCTTGAGGCCTGTGACAGCCTGGGCATGCTGGTCTTAGACGAACAGCGGCTGCTGAACAGCGGCGCAGAATCGCGCGACCAGTTTACGCGGCTGCTAAAACGCGACCGCAACCATCCATCAGTGTTCCTGTGGAGCATCGGCAATGAGGAAGGGATGATCCAGGCCAACCAGACCGGGAAGCAAATTGCCCGAACACTATTGGCGCAGCAAAAACAATTCGACCCTACCAGGACCAGCACGTACGCCGCTGATTTGCCGAATGTCTACACCGGCGTCAACGAAGTGATTCCTGTGCGCGGCTTTAACTACCGGCAGTTTGATGTCGCTGCCTACCACAAAGACCATCCGTTGCAACCCATTATAGGCACTGAGATGGGCAGCACCGTCACCACCCGGGGCGTGTATGTGAAGGATTCCATCCGCGCTTATGTGCCTGACCAGGATATTACCGCCCCGTGGTGGGCGAGCACCGCAGAAACCTGGTGGAAACTGGCCGCAGAAAACGACTACTGGCTTGGCGGATTCATCTGGACGGGTTTTGATTACCGCGGAGAACCGACGCCATACCAATGGCCCAATATCAATTCCCACTTCGGGGTGATGGATGTATGCGGTTTCCCGAAAAACATATATTACTATTACCAAAGCTGGTGGACCGATAAGGATGTGCTGCACATTTCCCCGCATTGGAACTGGCCCGACAAACAGCATTGGGACAAACCGAATGATGAGGTCGAGGTTTGGGTAAACTCCAACGCAGATAACGTCGAATTGTTCCTGAATGGTAAATCATTGGGTAAAAAAAACATGCCACGAAATGGCCACCTGAACTGGACAGTGCAATACAAACCCGGGAAACTCGAAGCCATCGGCTATAAAAAAGGCAAAAAGCTCACTGCTATGGTAGAGACCACCGGCGCTGCCGCAGAAGTGGTCATGACACCTTATAAAACGACTATTTTGGCCGACGGCAGCGATGTGTCTGTGATCAACATTTCAGCGGTTGACAAGGAAGGCCGCGAAGTTCCGGATGCCGACAACATGATCCGGTTTTACCTCTCGGGCGATGCCAGGATTATCGGTGTGGGCAACGGCGACCCCAGCAGCCACGAGCCGGATCAGTGTCCTGACGGCGCCTGGCAGCGTTCTTTATTCAACGGCAAATGCCAGCTGATTGTGCAATCGGGAAAGACGTCGGGGCTCATACACCTCGAGGCCAAAGCGGCCGGATTGTACGCGGGCGCCACCGACATCGTAACAGTACTTCCCGAAGCCGCGGCTTTGGTAACCAAAGACGCCGCATATCAGTTAAATGGCGAGGCAGCGCAAATGCGTCCCGTCGACAAGGCCATCGGAGCCGATATTTCCTTTTTGCCCGAACTGGAGGCGCGCGGCATGAAATTCTCAGACAAAGGCGTAGAGAAAGATGCCATACAGATCTTAAAAGACCACGGATTGAATTATGTGCGCCTTCGAATCTTCAACGAACCTGCAAATGAAAAAGGTTACTCGCCGGGTAAAGGCTTCTGCGATTTGGAGCATACGAAGGCTATGGCCAAACGCGTCAAGGCAGCGGGCATGAAGTTGCTGCTGGATTTCCATTACAGTGATTATTGGGCCGACCCGGGCAAGCAATACAAACCGAAAGCGTGGGAAGGGCTTTCGTTTACCGAATTAAAGAAAGCGCTTTACGACTACACTGTCAAAGTGATGACTGAACTGAAAAATCAGGGCACCACACCCGATATGGTACAGGTAGGCAATGAAATCAACCATGGCCTCGTCTGGCCAGAAGGAAATGTAAACAATCCTGACGGCATGGCCCAATTGTTTAACGCGGGTACCGCGGCCGTAAAATCGGTAGAACCGACTGTCCCGATTATGCTCCACCTGGCGTTGGGCGGACAAAATCACGAATGCGTGGAATACATTGACGGGATGCTCAGGAGGGGCGCCCATTTTGATGTGATTGGGTTGTCATATTATCCGAAATGGCATGGCACGCTTGACGACTTGCGCGACAATATGAACGACCTGGCAATGCGTTACCGGAAAAACCTCATCGTGGTAGAATATTCCCAGCTGAAACGTGAAGTGAATGAGATTGCGTTTAACACCGTGGCGCAGAAAGGAAAAGGGACATTTATCTGGGAACCGCTAAGCACCTGGGAGCAATTTTTTGACGCCGACGGAAAATCGAATGAATTGTTGCAGATATACGATGAACTCAGTGGGGCATTCCTGAGCCAGGGGCCCTCGGTGAAACCGGCCGAACGCAAATAA
- a CDS encoding DUF3575 domain-containing protein: protein MKKIITLLLLATTTIYAQDQRPDIFDRKHEVKLGAIKLLAGPILEGTYEYIQNRDFTFGVSVLGNLDSKNDYYEDFSVTPFARFYFQETKEFGAKGFFVEGFAKYSSGRNTTDDWLDEESEKYSAAALGISLGKKWINRTGFVFEILGGIGRTLGNSDAAPDVIFRGDLNLGYRF, encoded by the coding sequence ATGAAAAAAATCATTACTCTTTTACTACTCGCTACTACGACAATTTACGCACAGGACCAGCGTCCTGACATTTTTGACCGAAAGCACGAAGTGAAACTGGGCGCGATCAAATTGCTTGCCGGCCCGATCCTCGAAGGCACATATGAATACATTCAGAACCGCGATTTTACCTTTGGCGTTTCCGTGCTGGGCAATCTCGATAGCAAGAACGATTATTACGAAGACTTTTCCGTTACGCCATTCGCAAGGTTCTATTTCCAGGAAACCAAGGAATTCGGTGCCAAGGGATTTTTTGTCGAAGGGTTTGCAAAATATTCGTCAGGAAGGAATACGACCGATGACTGGCTCGATGAAGAGTCAGAAAAATACAGTGCAGCAGCCTTAGGCATCTCGCTGGGCAAAAAATGGATCAACCGTACCGGCTTCGTGTTCGAGATCCTGGGTGGTATCGGCCGTACGCTGGGCAATTCTGACGCCGCACCTGACGTGATTTTTCGTGGCGACCTGAATTTAGGGTACCGGTTTTAA
- a CDS encoding riboflavin synthase — protein sequence MFTGIIESMGVVRELKKDGGNLHITVSAAIAHELKIDQSVSHNGVCLTVVGINTDEYTVTAIRETLDKTNLSDWNVGDSVNLERAMKLGDRLDGHIVQGHVDQTGVCTSLENANGSWYYTFEYDSSLNNITIEKGSITVNGVSLTVVNSHKNSFSVAIIPYTYEHTNFKDFQAGTRVNLEFDVIGKYVSRLHALTI from the coding sequence ATGTTTACAGGAATAATCGAATCGATGGGCGTTGTCCGCGAACTTAAAAAAGACGGCGGCAACCTGCACATCACCGTTTCGGCTGCCATTGCGCATGAGCTGAAAATCGATCAGAGTGTTTCCCATAATGGCGTATGCCTGACCGTCGTCGGGATCAATACCGATGAATACACTGTTACTGCAATCCGCGAGACGCTGGACAAAACCAACCTCTCCGACTGGAACGTGGGTGACTCCGTTAATCTCGAACGTGCGATGAAACTCGGAGACCGGCTTGACGGCCACATCGTGCAGGGCCATGTCGACCAGACCGGAGTATGTACGTCCCTAGAAAACGCAAATGGCAGTTGGTATTATACGTTTGAATATGATTCTTCCTTAAATAACATCACCATAGAAAAAGGCTCCATTACCGTAAATGGCGTAAGCCTCACGGTCGTCAACTCACACAAAAACAGCTTCAGTGTGGCCATCATTCCCTACACATACGAACATACCAATTTCAAGGATTTTCAAGCCGGGACACGCGTGAACCTCGAATTTGATGTCATCGGGAAATATGTTTCCAGACTGCACGCGCTTACAATTTAA
- the pdxA gene encoding 4-hydroxythreonine-4-phosphate dehydrogenase PdxA, with amino-acid sequence MKKAENIIVGISIGDLNGIGSEIVLKTFEDNRMLEMCTPVIFANVKTLSHLRKSFESAAPLHGIDKLEQLVTGKINVLNVWRENIELAYGVNDPVVGEYAIKSFVAATNALKEGLVDVLVTAPINKYNIQSEEFKFPGHTDYLAKELQGNALMLMVHDKLRVGLLTDHVPVNEVASHLTEALVRQKIETVRQSLIQDFSINKPKIAVLGLNPHAGDGGVIGKEDEMIIRPVVKRMFEKGTLVFGPYPADGFFGSGQYEKYDAVIAAYHDQGLVPFKTLSFGNGVNYTAGLDKIRTSPDHGTAYDIAGKDKADYNSFKEAVYLAIDIYNSRHQHAEISKKPLKTKEKHL; translated from the coding sequence ATGAAAAAAGCAGAAAATATCATTGTCGGGATTTCCATCGGCGACCTTAACGGGATTGGGAGCGAGATCGTGCTCAAAACCTTCGAGGACAACCGCATGCTGGAAATGTGTACGCCGGTGATTTTTGCTAACGTAAAGACCTTGTCGCATTTGCGCAAGAGTTTTGAATCGGCCGCACCGCTTCACGGCATAGACAAGCTGGAGCAGCTGGTTACCGGGAAAATCAATGTGCTGAACGTATGGCGTGAGAATATAGAACTGGCCTACGGGGTTAACGATCCGGTGGTGGGGGAATATGCCATTAAATCGTTTGTGGCTGCCACCAATGCCCTGAAGGAAGGCCTTGTGGATGTGCTGGTCACGGCACCAATCAATAAGTACAATATCCAGTCCGAAGAATTTAAGTTTCCCGGACATACGGACTACCTCGCCAAGGAACTCCAGGGCAATGCACTGATGCTGATGGTGCACGACAAGCTGCGCGTGGGATTGCTGACGGACCATGTTCCGGTAAATGAAGTGGCTTCGCATCTGACAGAAGCGTTGGTCAGGCAGAAAATCGAGACGGTCAGGCAATCGCTGATACAGGATTTCAGCATCAACAAACCCAAGATTGCGGTGCTTGGACTGAATCCCCATGCAGGCGATGGCGGTGTCATCGGTAAGGAAGATGAGATGATCATCCGCCCGGTCGTGAAAAGGATGTTCGAGAAAGGCACACTGGTTTTTGGCCCGTATCCTGCGGACGGATTTTTTGGCAGTGGCCAATATGAAAAATATGATGCGGTGATTGCGGCTTACCACGACCAGGGGCTTGTACCATTTAAGACGCTGTCTTTCGGGAATGGCGTAAATTATACTGCGGGTCTCGATAAGATCAGGACCTCGCCGGACCACGGTACTGCTTATGACATTGCCGGCAAGGACAAGGCCGACTATAATTCGTTTAAGGAAGCTGTATATCTGGCAATTGACATTTATAATTCGCGTCATCAACACGCCGAAATCAGTAAGAAACCATTGAAAACAAAGGAAAAACACTTATAA
- a CDS encoding YceD family protein has translation MKKLNEFLIPFIGLKLGKHQFEYQIDKTFFAAYEYDDFESCDIKVNVVLEKKSTMLELHFKHKGMVHVPCDLTGEMFDLPVKGKLRLVVQFGEAFNNDNEELLILPHGEHQIDVSQYIYEMIALSIPTKRIHPGIKDGTLKSEALDRLQQMSVKEVKAADTKEENTDPRWDKLKQLLTDK, from the coding sequence ATGAAAAAGCTGAATGAGTTCTTGATTCCTTTTATAGGGTTAAAGTTAGGGAAACACCAATTTGAATATCAGATAGATAAAACGTTCTTTGCCGCTTATGAATACGATGACTTCGAAAGCTGCGACATTAAGGTAAATGTCGTTCTCGAGAAGAAAAGCACGATGCTCGAGCTGCATTTCAAGCATAAGGGTATGGTTCATGTACCATGCGACTTAACCGGCGAAATGTTTGATTTGCCCGTGAAAGGAAAGCTCAGGCTTGTGGTGCAGTTCGGTGAGGCATTCAACAATGACAATGAGGAACTGCTGATCCTGCCGCATGGCGAGCACCAGATTGACGTATCGCAGTACATTTATGAAATGATTGCGTTGTCGATTCCGACCAAAAGGATACATCCCGGCATTAAGGACGGCACATTGAAATCAGAAGCACTGGACAGGCTGCAGCAAATGAGTGTGAAAGAAGTAAAAGCAGCAGATACGAAAGAGGAAAATACAGATCCCCGTTGGGACAAATTAAAACAACTATTAACGGATAAATAA
- the rpmF gene encoding 50S ribosomal protein L32, with protein sequence MAHPKRKVSKTRRDKRRTHYKATVATIATCPVTGEAHLYHRAYWHEGKMYYRGQVVIDKSVAAA encoded by the coding sequence ATGGCACATCCTAAGAGAAAAGTCTCCAAAACGAGAAGAGATAAGAGAAGAACGCATTACAAAGCAACCGTTGCTACAATCGCTACATGTCCTGTAACAGGCGAGGCACATTTGTACCACAGGGCTTACTGGCACGAAGGGAAAATGTATTACAGGGGACAGGTTGTTATTGACAAATCAGTTGCTGCTGCCTAA
- a CDS encoding beta-ketoacyl-ACP synthase III: MNTITAAITAVGGYVPDFVLSNQVLESMVDTNDEWITSRTGIKERRVLKGEGLGTSYLAIKAAENLFSRKNINPAEIDMVIVATTTPDMPVASTAVYVASQIGAVNAFAYDLQAACSGFLYGMSTAAAYIQSGRYKKVLLIGADKMSSIIDYTDRATCIIFGDGAGAVLFEPNQEGLGLQDEYLRSDGIGREFLKIDAGGSILPASKETVENRQHYVFQDGKTVFKYAVSGMADVSEKIMQRNGLSKDDVDFLVAHQANKRIIDATASRMGVDEAKVLVNIHRYGNTTSGTLPLLLSDFEDKFKKGDNLIFAAFGGGFTWGSIYLKWAY, encoded by the coding sequence ATGAACACAATAACAGCCGCTATTACTGCAGTTGGGGGCTATGTCCCGGATTTTGTACTGTCTAATCAGGTGCTTGAATCGATGGTGGATACCAATGACGAATGGATCACCTCAAGGACCGGTATCAAAGAAAGACGGGTCCTGAAAGGGGAAGGCCTCGGCACTTCTTACCTGGCCATCAAAGCGGCAGAAAATCTTTTTTCCAGAAAAAACATTAACCCGGCCGAAATCGATATGGTCATTGTGGCCACCACTACGCCGGACATGCCTGTGGCGTCTACAGCGGTGTACGTGGCCAGCCAGATTGGCGCGGTGAACGCATTTGCCTATGACTTACAGGCGGCCTGTTCGGGGTTTCTTTACGGCATGTCGACCGCTGCCGCCTACATCCAGTCCGGACGTTACAAAAAAGTACTGCTGATCGGGGCTGATAAAATGTCATCGATTATTGATTATACAGACAGGGCCACCTGCATCATCTTTGGGGATGGCGCAGGTGCCGTTTTATTTGAGCCAAACCAGGAAGGTCTCGGGCTCCAGGATGAATACCTGAGGTCAGACGGCATCGGGCGTGAATTCCTGAAAATTGATGCCGGCGGGTCTATACTTCCGGCTTCGAAGGAAACGGTCGAAAACAGGCAGCATTATGTGTTTCAGGACGGGAAGACCGTTTTCAAATACGCGGTTTCCGGCATGGCCGATGTGAGTGAGAAAATCATGCAGCGCAATGGTTTGTCAAAAGACGATGTGGATTTCCTTGTGGCGCATCAGGCCAACAAAAGGATTATCGATGCAACGGCGTCAAGGATGGGCGTTGATGAGGCCAAGGTTTTGGTCAATATTCACCGTTACGGCAATACGACTTCGGGCACTTTGCCGCTGCTGCTGAGTGATTTCGAGGACAAATTCAAAAAAGGCGACAACCTGATTTTCGCGGCTTTCGGCGGCGGATTTACCTGGGGGTCGATCTACTTAAAATGGGCATATTAA
- the accB gene encoding acetyl-CoA carboxylase biotin carboxyl carrier protein, with the protein MDLKEIQSLIKFVANSGVAEVKLEMDDVKITIKTTLEGSVPETTYVQMPPQGMLQQAAPQAQLPQAPAAPAAPAAPAPAADESSKYITIKSPIIGTFYRKPSPDKPVFVEVGGAIKKGDVLCVIEAMKLFNEIESEVSGKIVKILVDDMSPVEFDQPLFLVDPS; encoded by the coding sequence ATGGATTTAAAAGAAATTCAGAGCCTGATTAAATTTGTGGCCAATTCAGGAGTTGCTGAAGTGAAACTGGAGATGGACGATGTAAAAATCACCATTAAGACCACTTTGGAAGGAAGTGTTCCTGAAACCACTTACGTTCAGATGCCTCCGCAGGGTATGTTGCAACAGGCTGCCCCGCAGGCACAATTGCCACAGGCTCCGGCTGCCCCTGCCGCTCCGGCTGCCCCGGCTCCCGCCGCTGACGAATCTTCGAAATACATTACAATCAAGTCGCCAATTATTGGGACATTTTACCGCAAACCGTCTCCGGATAAGCCGGTATTTGTTGAGGTCGGCGGAGCGATCAAAAAAGGCGATGTGCTTTGTGTGATCGAAGCGATGAAGCTTTTCAACGAAATCGAATCGGAAGTGTCAGGTAAGATCGTAAAAATACTCGTAGACGATATGTCTCCGGTAGAATTCGACCAGCCGCTATTCCTGGTTGATCCATCTTAA
- the accC gene encoding acetyl-CoA carboxylase biotin carboxylase subunit: MFKKILIANRGEIALRVIRTCREMGIKTVAVYSTADAESLHVKFADEAVCIGPPPSNLSYLKMSNIIAAAEITNADAIHPGYGFLSENAKFSKICQEHGIKFIGASPEMIDRMGDKASAKSTMIAAGVPCVPGSVGILESYEQALKLAREFGFPVMLKATAGGGGKGMRAVWKEEDLLKAWESARQESAAAFGNDGMYLEKLIEEPRHIEIQVVGDSYGKACHLSERDCSVQRRHQKLTEETPSPFMTDELRLKMGEAAVKAAEFIQYEGAGTVEFLVDKHRNFYFMEMNTRIQVEHPITEQVIDYDLIREQILVAAGVPISGKNYLPQLHSIECRINAEDPYNDFRPSPGKITTLHAPGGHGVRLDTHVYAGYSIPPNYDSMIAKLITTAQTRQEAINKMKRALDEFVIEGIKTTIPFHRQLMDDPRYVAGDYTTAFMDDFKMEEPA, encoded by the coding sequence ATGTTTAAAAAAATACTTATAGCAAACCGCGGCGAGATCGCGCTTCGCGTAATCAGGACCTGCAGGGAAATGGGCATCAAGACCGTCGCCGTATACTCTACTGCTGACGCGGAAAGCCTTCACGTAAAATTTGCCGATGAGGCAGTCTGTATCGGGCCGCCGCCAAGCAACCTGTCCTACCTTAAAATGTCAAATATCATCGCTGCCGCAGAGATCACCAATGCTGATGCGATACACCCCGGCTACGGCTTCCTTTCTGAAAATGCAAAATTTTCGAAAATCTGCCAGGAACACGGCATCAAGTTCATCGGGGCAAGTCCTGAAATGATTGACCGTATGGGTGATAAGGCTTCCGCCAAATCCACGATGATTGCCGCAGGCGTGCCTTGCGTACCCGGATCAGTCGGCATCCTGGAATCGTACGAGCAGGCGTTGAAACTGGCAAGGGAATTCGGTTTTCCAGTCATGCTCAAAGCTACAGCCGGCGGTGGAGGAAAAGGGATGCGCGCGGTATGGAAAGAAGAAGACCTGCTCAAGGCATGGGAAAGCGCCCGTCAGGAGTCAGCTGCCGCGTTCGGTAATGATGGCATGTACCTCGAGAAACTGATCGAAGAACCACGCCATATTGAAATCCAGGTTGTAGGAGATTCTTATGGAAAAGCCTGCCACTTGTCTGAAAGGGACTGCTCAGTACAAAGAAGGCACCAGAAACTGACCGAAGAGACACCGTCACCGTTCATGACCGATGAACTGCGTCTGAAAATGGGGGAAGCGGCTGTCAAGGCGGCAGAATTTATCCAATACGAGGGTGCAGGCACGGTAGAATTTTTGGTCGATAAGCACCGCAATTTCTACTTTATGGAAATGAACACCCGTATTCAGGTTGAACACCCAATTACCGAGCAGGTGATTGATTATGACCTGATCCGCGAGCAGATACTCGTAGCTGCCGGTGTGCCGATTTCAGGAAAGAATTACCTGCCGCAACTGCATTCTATCGAGTGCCGGATCAATGCGGAAGATCCTTATAATGACTTCCGTCCGTCGCCGGGCAAGATCACCACGCTGCACGCTCCGGGCGGACATGGTGTACGTCTGGATACTCACGTTTACGCCGGATACTCGATTCCGCCGAACTACGATTCGATGATTGCGAAACTGATCACGACGGCACAGACACGCCAGGAGGCCATCAACAAAATGAAAAGGGCTTTGGATGAATTCGTGATTGAAGGCATCAAGACGACAATCCCGTTCCACAGGCAATTGATGGATGATCCGAGATATGTCGCCGGAGATTATACGACGGCATTTATGGATGATTTTAAAATGGAAGAACCTGCATAA